The stretch of DNA TTCACATCGTCAAACGCATTACCCACTGCAATGCTGTATCCCGCCATCCTAAATAATGGAACGTCTGTTTCGCTGTCGCCAATTGCGATTACGTCCTCTGATCGAATGTCCATCTTTTTCATTACCTCTTTGAATCCCACAGTCTTGTCTATACCTGCCGAGTTTATGTGGATTGCATATTGGCTGTCTGCAAGCACCACATCCATGTATGCATCTTGTGTTATTTTTTGCGCGTCTGCAATGTCAAATGTTCTTTCTAGTACGACTTCGGTCATTCTAGGAAAGACCGGTTTTTCTCGCACGTTGTCAATTTTTGTGCGAATTAAGGACAGTGCCTCAACACATTTTTCCTTGTTTCCAATCAGATGGTGCTGGTTTGTCCCATATGTGACGCATCCGCCGTTTTCCCCAACACCTACTGTGTCCAGCCCCCCAAAGACCCCAAGCAAATATGCCTCAACTGATGATCTGCCAGAAACCAAAATCACGTTGTGCCCCATTTTCTTTATGTGGCGCAAAGAGTTTAGTGCACCCAAATGAATTCTTCCTCCGCCGTTTTCTGTTATTGTACCATCAATGTCCACTGCAAAGGTCTTGCGCCTCATGTGGGATTTTGTGCTACGACCCAGATAATAATCAATCAAAAGATTTTATTGACAAACCAAGACGTCTTAATTGAAATCAATTGGGAATCCCAGAAAAAATAAAGGCAATCCAAGACCAGATACACCAGACTCAGCTAAACAAGGCAACAGAGCACCATATTGGTTTGCTAAAAGCAAAGATTGCCAAGCTGAAACGAGAGCAAGAAACAGTTCAAACAAAAAAGACTGGAATCAGCTCTGATGGATTCGATGTAAAGCGCACAGGCGATGCAACAGTTGTGTTTATCGGATTGCCAAGTGTTGGAAAATCCACATTACTCAACAAATTAACCGGCTCGCGCTCTGCAGTCGGCGCTTACCAATTCACCACGCTAACCGTAGTGCCCGGCATGATGGAATACAGAGGAGCTAGGATCCAAGTGCTGGACTTGCCTGGAATCATCGAGGGCGCATCCAGAGGAAAGGGACTTGGAAAAAGAATTCTTGCGGTTGCACGCAGTGCAGATTTGGTCATTTTGATACTAGATGTCTTTCAGCCATATCACGAGGATGTTTTGCGAACCGAGCTTGGCAACATCGGCATACGACTGGATCAAAAGCCGCCGAACATAGTAATAGAAAAGGCGTCGACTGGTGGCGTGGCAATAGCACAACAGGTAAAGCTGACATCCATGTCCGAAAAACTTGTGCGTGAAATACTAAACGTGTATGGCTATACCAGCGCTCGAGTAGTAATACGCGAAGATATTACCTCAGAGCAGCTAGTCGACTATTTAACAGGCGACAAAAGCTACGCAGAGTCCATCACAGTGCTAAACAAGGTGGACCTAGTGGACCCCAAATTCGTCAAAGAGGTAACTGCCAAGGTAAAATCCAAGGTAATTCCGATTTCCGCAGACTCTGGCCTGAACATTGAATTGCTCAAAGAAAAAATCTACGAAAAACTAGACTTTATCCGGCTATACATGAGGCCAAAGGGCGGAGAGACAGACTTCAAAGAACCACTAATCATCAGGAGAAACTCCACGGTGGAAGATGTATGCAATAAATTACATCGCAGCATGAAAAAAGAATTTCGTTACGGACTGGTTTGGGGCAAAAGCGTCAAGTTTGGAGGACAACGAATCGGCCTGCAACATGTTTTGCAAGACGAAGACGTTTTGACAATAATTAAGACGCGTTGAGTGCAAAAATGGATCAAGAAACAGAGAATCGCTGGTGTAATTACTGCATGATCAAGACAAAACAACAAATCATTTTCATTGCAAAGAACGCGACATACAAGCGTAGAAGACAATACAAGTGCACAATTTGCAATCATACAAATTGGTTGCAAGGAAAAAGGCCGTCAGCTGAAAGTGTTTACTGAGATTTTTGCGATCAGAGATTTTTTTGCAACAAAAAAATCGTGTACATTATGTAATCAGTTGGTGTAATTTTGTTTAGTATTACTATAGAAAAACAAGCGAACATCACTTTTTGTAATGGCTACTAAACGTAAAGCAGCTAAGCGAAAGGCAGCTCCAAAGAAGAAGGCAGCTCCAAAACGCAAAGCAGCAAAGCGAAAAGCTCCAAAGAAGAAGGCAGCAAAGAAACGACGATAAGTCGTAAAGCGTCAATCAGCAGATTGACGCAAAATATTCTTTTTCTATCAACTAAACATTTGACTTGGTGGTGGCGGCGCTTGTTTGTCTTTGAGATTCTTTTCTACTGAAAATTTCCTGTCATTTGGAATGATTGAAATTTTGACAGACGTATTGATTGCATAGTGAGGAGTTCCGTCTGGGTTTTTGTGATTCAGTGCAATCCCGACTCGATCAAGATCGACTTTGACCTTGACTAGGGCACCGTCTTCTAGCTTGAATGCAACAAAATCCCCGCCGACTCGCTCATAGTCAAGCATTTTAAAATCGATTTTGTTTTTTGATTCGCTCATGCTAGTACAGATAGCTCATCAGTTTTATCTGCTCTTCAGTAGAAATGATGTTTTTGGCGGTTAGAACCTCGAGTAGTTCCTTGAATAATGCTTTTTGTTCATCCGACATTCCGGTTGCTCCCGGTGGGCCTGGTGGTCCGGGTGGGCCTCTTGGACCCTTGTCACCTGGCGGTCCCTGTGGACCCATAGGGCCCTTATCACCTGAAGGACCTTTTTGTCCTGCTTGACCTCGCTCGCCTTGAGGACCCTGAATTCCTTGCGGACCTTGTGGGCCTCGCTCGCCTGCCAATCCCTGTGGGCCTGGTTCGCCTTGAGGGCCTTGCGGACCGGTCTGACCTTTATCGCCTGGTGGGCCTGTTGGTCCTGTAAGTCCTTTTTCTCCTGCAGGACCTTGCGGACCTCGTGGGCCTCGCTCGCCTTGAGGGCCTGGAACTCCAGTTAATCCTTTTTCGCCCGCAGGACCTTGTGGGCCTTGTGGGCCTTTATCGCCAACTTCACCCTGAATGCCTTTTGGACCCTTGTCTCCGGGGGGGCCTGGTGGACCCAGTGGTCCCTTGTCACCCGCAGGACCTTGCGGACCTCGTGGGCCTCGCTCACCGATTGGGCCTTGAATTCCCTTGTCTCCGGGGGGGCCTGCAGGACCTGTTGGGCCTTTTTCCCCCTGTGGGCCTGGTGGACCCATGACACCCTTGTCACCTGGCGGTCCCTGAATTCCTGTTGGGCCTTTATCGCCTTGCGGACCGATTGGGCCTGTTACCCCTTTGTCTCCAGATGGACCCAGTGGGCCTTTTTCCCCCTTGTCTCCCGGTGGGCCTGGTGGGCCTTTGTCTCCCTTGTCTCCTTTATCGCCAGTTAATCCCTTGTCTCCTTTGTCTCCCTTGTCTCCCGGTGGGCCTTTGTCTCCCTTGTCTCCTTTATCGCCAGTTAATCCCTTGTCTCCTTTTTCACCCTTGTCGCCGGACGGACCAGTCGGGCCTCTATCGCCTTTGTCTCCCTGAGGGCCAATTGGACCTTTTTCGCCTTGTTGTCCTGCTGGACCCATTGGTCCCATCGGACCTTTGTCACCTTGAACTCCGATTGGGCCTGGTGGACCTATTGGTCCGCGCTCGCCTTGTGGTCCCATAGGACCTGTTGGACCCTTGTCACCTTGCAATCCAGGTGCGCCACGCAGTCCGCGCTCACCCCTAGGTACTCGCTCCTCTGTAGTTTCTACTTCACGTTTGCGTCTTGGTGCAGGCGGCATTTCGGGTGTTTCCATCGGTGCAAAACTTTCCGGTGCTGAAACTCTAACTTCAAAGATAGAATGTAATGATGAGAATTGATCGCTTACAATGATCCAAATTGTTGGCAACCCAAAGACAGAATCCGGGATGGGGTTTGTGTCAGAGCCAAGTGTTTGTGTGAATTTTGCGTCCTTGACATGTAGATGGTAATGCTCTTGCCACAATGATGCAAAACGCTTTGAGACAATCTCTTCTGTGGATGGCGCTGAATCGCAGATAGAAATTTGGACCTCGTAGACGCCTGACTGCTTAAATGGTGCTGTGCCAGAAACCTCGAGCCTCTTAGCCTCAGTAGACATCAAACAGGTTGTAATCTGCAAGTATATTTGGATTTTCCATGTATGAGTTGATTTCCTTGCTTGTGTATGATCAGCTTGGTATTTATTCGAATTAACTCCAAAAATGACAAATGAAAAAGAGTTTGGAGGAAAAAGAAGACAAAAACCTTCCAAAGCCAGTAGATGAAACTCAGACAAGCCTAGTCAAGGCAGACTATCAGCAGACAAAGCTTCTCAAAAAAGGCATCCATCTAATGGCAGATGAGCGCCTCGAAGACGCAGTAAAGGTCTTTGATCAGATTATTCGAATCGACCCCAATAACACAGAGGCACTGCTCAAGATGGGCTATTCCAAATTCCACCTAGACGATTATGCAGGTGCCCTCCAAGCATACGACAAAGTTTTGGATATCGACGTTGCAAATTCAGAGGCCTGGAACCTCAAGTCACTTGTTCACTATCAGCAAAAACAGTACCCAAAGGCGCTGGACTGCGTGGAAAAATCAATCGAGTCCGACCCAACATTTGGGATGGCTTGGTATAACAAGGCATGTTATTTATCATTGCTAAACGAGGTTCCCGATTCTATCGAGTCACTGAAAAGATCAATTGAAATCGACGTCAAAAACGCAAAGCGCGCAGTACGAGACAAGGACTTTGCAAATATCAAAATCGAGGAAAGTTTCAGAAGAATCGTAGAGCTC from Candidatus Nitrosotenuis aquarius encodes:
- a CDS encoding phosphoglycolate phosphatase, whose translation is MRRKTFAVDIDGTITENGGGRIHLGALNSLRHIKKMGHNVILVSGRSSVEAYLLGVFGGLDTVGVGENGGCVTYGTNQHHLIGNKEKCVEALSLIRTKIDNVREKPVFPRMTEVVLERTFDIADAQKITQDAYMDVVLADSQYAIHINSAGIDKTVGFKEVMKKMDIRSEDVIAIGDSETDVPLFRMAGYSIAVGNAFDDVKSCAKMVVSSHAGDGVIEALDKLAPSLSEL
- a CDS encoding OBG GTPase family GTP-binding protein encodes the protein MGIPEKIKAIQDQIHQTQLNKATEHHIGLLKAKIAKLKREQETVQTKKTGISSDGFDVKRTGDATVVFIGLPSVGKSTLLNKLTGSRSAVGAYQFTTLTVVPGMMEYRGARIQVLDLPGIIEGASRGKGLGKRILAVARSADLVILILDVFQPYHEDVLRTELGNIGIRLDQKPPNIVIEKASTGGVAIAQQVKLTSMSEKLVREILNVYGYTSARVVIREDITSEQLVDYLTGDKSYAESITVLNKVDLVDPKFVKEVTAKVKSKVIPISADSGLNIELLKEKIYEKLDFIRLYMRPKGGETDFKEPLIIRRNSTVEDVCNKLHRSMKKEFRYGLVWGKSVKFGGQRIGLQHVLQDEDVLTIIKTR
- a CDS encoding collagen-like protein, with amino-acid sequence MSTEAKRLEVSGTAPFKQSGVYEVQISICDSAPSTEEIVSKRFASLWQEHYHLHVKDAKFTQTLGSDTNPIPDSVFGLPTIWIIVSDQFSSLHSIFEVRVSAPESFAPMETPEMPPAPRRKREVETTEERVPRGERGLRGAPGLQGDKGPTGPMGPQGERGPIGPPGPIGVQGDKGPMGPMGPAGQQGEKGPIGPQGDKGDRGPTGPSGDKGEKGDKGLTGDKGDKGDKGPPGDKGDKGDKGLTGDKGDKGDKGPPGPPGDKGEKGPLGPSGDKGVTGPIGPQGDKGPTGIQGPPGDKGVMGPPGPQGEKGPTGPAGPPGDKGIQGPIGERGPRGPQGPAGDKGPLGPPGPPGDKGPKGIQGEVGDKGPQGPQGPAGEKGLTGVPGPQGERGPRGPQGPAGEKGLTGPTGPPGDKGQTGPQGPQGEPGPQGLAGERGPQGPQGIQGPQGERGQAGQKGPSGDKGPMGPQGPPGDKGPRGPPGPPGPPGATGMSDEQKALFKELLEVLTAKNIISTEEQIKLMSYLY
- a CDS encoding tetratricopeptide repeat protein, translated to MKKSLEEKEDKNLPKPVDETQTSLVKADYQQTKLLKKGIHLMADERLEDAVKVFDQIIRIDPNNTEALLKMGYSKFHLDDYAGALQAYDKVLDIDVANSEAWNLKSLVHYQQKQYPKALDCVEKSIESDPTFGMAWYNKACYLSLLNEVPDSIESLKRSIEIDVKNAKRAVRDKDFANIKIEESFRRIVELVVFESIRQGYHTIGAIVWTTFISKAEVEDSLRKLMEKGLVVKNEKRQGLNKIDTYDIEPEMAAKIGVEKKSLIGTTKKLPGTIKSLKDVSESIQSTKLAIEEENIEKIIKNFSLFIDAEKLGTTMIEQFLEEHREIRLYKVRLEDKGLDYLKENKEKILGLFDSVEAVITKKLRGQV